The following are from one region of the Theropithecus gelada isolate Dixy chromosome 6, Tgel_1.0, whole genome shotgun sequence genome:
- the TSPAN17 gene encoding tetraspanin-17 isoform X1 produces MPGKHQHFQEPEVGCCGKYFLFGFNIVFWVLGALFLAIGLWAWGEKGVLSNISALTDLGGLDPVWLFVVVGGVMSVLGFAGCIGALRENTFLLKFFSVFLGLIFFLELATGILAFVFKDWIRDQLNLFINNNVKAYRDDIDLQNLIDFAQEYWSCCGARGPNDWNLNIYFNCTDLNPSRERCGVPFSCCVRDPAEDVLNTQCGYDVRLKLVRGELEQQGFIHTKGCVGQFEKWLQDNLIVVAGVFVGIALLQIFGICLAQNLVSDIKAVKANWSKWNDDFENHWLTPTVSEVLSTAGPQQNSVIGAPGLAPPS; encoded by the exons GTACTGGGAGCCCTGTTCCTGGCTATCGGCCTCTGGGCCTGGGGTGAGAAG GGTGTTCTCTCCAACATCTCAGCGCTGACAGATCTGGGAGGCCTTGACCCCGTGTGGCTGTTTGTGGTAGTTGGCGGCGTCATGTCGGTGCTGGGCTTTGCTGGGTGCATCGGGGCCCTCCGGGAGAACACCTTCCTGCTCAAGTTT TTCTCCGTGTTCCTCGGCCTCATCTTCTTCCTGGAGCTGGCAACAGGGATCCTGGCCTTTGTCTTCAAGGACTGGATTCGAGACCAGCTCAACCTCTTCATCAACAACAACGTCAAGGCCTACCGGGACGACATTGACCTCCAGAACCTCATTGACTTTGCTCAGGAATAC tGGTCTTGCTGCGGAGCCCGAGGCCCCAATGACTGGAACCTCAATATCTACTTCAACTGCACTGACTTGAACCCCAGCCGGGAGCGCTGCGGGGTGCCCTTCTCCTGCTGCGTCAGGGACCCTGCG GAGGATGTCCTCAATACCCAGTGTGGCTATGATGTCCGGCTCAAACTGGTGAGAGGG GAACTGGAGCAGCAGGGCTTCATCCACACCAAAGGCTGCGTGGGCCAGTTTGAGAAGTGGCTGCAGGACAACCTGATTGTGGTGGCGGGAGTCTTCGTGGGCATCGCCCTCCTCCAG ATCTTTGGCATCTGCCTGGCCCAGAACCTCGTGAGTGACATCAAGGCAGTGAAAGCCAACTG GAGCAAATGGAATGAtgactttgaaaaccactggcttACACCCACCGTTTCCGAGGTCCTGTCCACGGCGGGGCCTCAGCAGAACTCTGTGATTGGGGCCCCTGGCCTGGCCCCACCCAGCTGA
- the TSPAN17 gene encoding tetraspanin-17 isoform X2 produces the protein MPGKHQHFQEPEVGCCGKYFLFGFNIVFWVLGALFLAIGLWAWGEKGVLSNISALTDLGGLDPVWLFVVVGGVMSVLGFAGCIGALRENTFLLKFFSVFLGLIFFLELATGILAFVFKDWIRDQLNLFINNNVKAYRDDIDLQNLIDFAQEYWSCCGARGPNDWNLNIYFNCTDLNPSRERCGVPFSCCVRDPAEDVLNTQCGYDVRLKLELEQQGFIHTKGCVGQFEKWLQDNLIVVAGVFVGIALLQIFGICLAQNLVSDIKAVKANWSKWNDDFENHWLTPTVSEVLSTAGPQQNSVIGAPGLAPPS, from the exons GTACTGGGAGCCCTGTTCCTGGCTATCGGCCTCTGGGCCTGGGGTGAGAAG GGTGTTCTCTCCAACATCTCAGCGCTGACAGATCTGGGAGGCCTTGACCCCGTGTGGCTGTTTGTGGTAGTTGGCGGCGTCATGTCGGTGCTGGGCTTTGCTGGGTGCATCGGGGCCCTCCGGGAGAACACCTTCCTGCTCAAGTTT TTCTCCGTGTTCCTCGGCCTCATCTTCTTCCTGGAGCTGGCAACAGGGATCCTGGCCTTTGTCTTCAAGGACTGGATTCGAGACCAGCTCAACCTCTTCATCAACAACAACGTCAAGGCCTACCGGGACGACATTGACCTCCAGAACCTCATTGACTTTGCTCAGGAATAC tGGTCTTGCTGCGGAGCCCGAGGCCCCAATGACTGGAACCTCAATATCTACTTCAACTGCACTGACTTGAACCCCAGCCGGGAGCGCTGCGGGGTGCCCTTCTCCTGCTGCGTCAGGGACCCTGCG GAGGATGTCCTCAATACCCAGTGTGGCTATGATGTCCGGCTCAAACTG GAACTGGAGCAGCAGGGCTTCATCCACACCAAAGGCTGCGTGGGCCAGTTTGAGAAGTGGCTGCAGGACAACCTGATTGTGGTGGCGGGAGTCTTCGTGGGCATCGCCCTCCTCCAG ATCTTTGGCATCTGCCTGGCCCAGAACCTCGTGAGTGACATCAAGGCAGTGAAAGCCAACTG GAGCAAATGGAATGAtgactttgaaaaccactggcttACACCCACCGTTTCCGAGGTCCTGTCCACGGCGGGGCCTCAGCAGAACTCTGTGATTGGGGCCCCTGGCCTGGCCCCACCCAGCTGA